Proteins encoded in a region of the Vibrio sp. CB1-14 genome:
- a CDS encoding LysR family transcriptional regulator — protein sequence MDIEALRSYLTFSETGSFTRAAKQINRTQSAFSAQMKKLESEAGTPLFERQGRNMMLTEAGLALKAHAEQILALHDKALHQVQKYQNKTSLRLGCPEDYNETILPKVISAITQTEPTCSVQVYSQPSVVLREWLDEGKIDAAIVTRAPDSEEGYWLESDRGVWIAAEDFNVSQRPLPLVLFQTDCKYHAAAIDILAKRSVSHQLIACCNTASAQRSLVSAGLGVGAMGQLSVNKDVVIIDNMPPLPNVDIVLLTGATAHPLITQLFIAEI from the coding sequence ATGGATATTGAAGCGCTACGCAGCTATTTGACGTTTTCGGAAACGGGCAGTTTCACTCGGGCGGCGAAACAGATCAATCGAACGCAGTCTGCGTTTAGCGCCCAGATGAAGAAGTTAGAAAGTGAAGCGGGGACGCCACTGTTTGAGCGTCAGGGGCGTAATATGATGCTCACAGAAGCAGGGCTAGCGCTAAAAGCACATGCGGAGCAAATCTTGGCGCTGCATGATAAAGCGTTGCATCAAGTTCAGAAGTATCAAAATAAAACCTCACTGAGGCTCGGCTGCCCCGAAGATTACAATGAAACCATTCTTCCAAAAGTGATCAGTGCCATCACTCAAACGGAGCCGACTTGTTCAGTTCAAGTTTACTCTCAACCCAGTGTCGTTCTAAGAGAGTGGCTCGATGAAGGGAAAATCGACGCAGCGATAGTGACAAGAGCACCAGACAGTGAAGAGGGTTATTGGCTTGAGTCCGATCGCGGAGTGTGGATTGCTGCTGAGGATTTTAATGTCTCTCAAAGGCCGCTGCCTTTGGTGCTGTTTCAAACCGACTGTAAATACCATGCTGCTGCTATTGATATTTTGGCGAAACGCAGTGTTAGCCATCAACTCATCGCATGCTGCAATACGGCATCCGCCCAACGGTCGTTGGTCTCTGCAGGGCTTGGCGTCGGGGCGATGGGGCAACTGAGCGTCAACAAGGATGTGGTCATTATAGATAATATGCCGCCACTGCCTAATGTCGACATAGTGCTGCTCACAGGAGCCACTGCGCACCCTCTGATAACACAGTTATTTATTGCTGAAATTTAG
- a CDS encoding ABC transporter ATP-binding protein: protein MITFHQLHKRYIMGANHVEALKHISGTIQTGEIVALCGPSGSGKSTLLNILGLLDTDYDGEISFAGNTMSKDGKALTRFRRENIGFVFQRFNLIPVMTALENVAYPLMLNKTSYQERMQIAEQWLERVGLGEVKHHRPDHLSGGQQQRVAIARALIHSPQLVIADEPTASLDSKSAGQIVELMKQLSHEQGTTFIVATHDSRMSSRCDRTIELVDGTLSSMPQHQPIVLSKEIA from the coding sequence ATGATTACGTTCCATCAACTACATAAACGCTACATCATGGGTGCAAATCATGTAGAAGCGCTCAAACACATTTCTGGCACGATTCAGACTGGCGAGATCGTTGCCTTGTGTGGGCCGTCGGGGTCAGGGAAAAGTACTCTGCTCAATATCTTAGGGCTACTCGACACTGATTATGATGGTGAGATTTCTTTCGCAGGTAACACCATGAGCAAAGACGGCAAGGCATTAACCCGTTTCCGCCGTGAAAATATTGGCTTCGTGTTCCAGCGCTTTAACCTAATTCCAGTAATGACGGCTCTCGAAAATGTCGCCTATCCGCTCATGCTCAACAAAACCTCTTATCAAGAGCGTATGCAAATTGCCGAGCAATGGCTGGAGCGTGTGGGACTTGGAGAGGTCAAACACCATCGTCCCGACCACCTTTCCGGCGGCCAGCAGCAACGTGTTGCCATCGCTAGAGCTTTGATTCACAGCCCGCAATTGGTCATAGCCGATGAGCCAACCGCCAGCTTAGACAGCAAATCTGCAGGGCAAATCGTTGAGTTAATGAAACAGCTTAGTCATGAGCAAGGCACGACTTTCATCGTCGCCACGCATGACAGTCGTATGTCCAGCCGCTGTGACCGCACCATTGAACTGGTCGACGGCACGCTTTCTTCCATGCCACAACATCAGCCGATTGTGCTAAGTAAGGAGATCGCATGA
- a CDS encoding TIGR02450 family Trp-rich protein — protein sequence MNSTINKFNPNKLLNSKWTAVTPKQKEKHFIVVEVERDEEGIVIGCQLEAIMSKRVIEMDWCELKDRESWLQGWK from the coding sequence ATGAATTCGACAATAAATAAGTTTAATCCCAACAAGTTACTGAACAGCAAGTGGACAGCAGTGACACCGAAACAGAAAGAGAAGCACTTCATTGTGGTTGAAGTAGAGCGCGATGAAGAGGGCATTGTGATTGGTTGTCAGTTAGAGGCGATTATGTCGAAGCGAGTGATAGAGATGGATTGGTGTGAGTTGAAGGATAGGGAGAGTTGGTTGCAGGGGTGGAAGTGA
- a CDS encoding sensor histidine kinase, which produces MMTIPMAENGWARSLLLTTLFCALIAVITASIWSAPYYENLMISLGYGYSAVFMSWALARFVPTLNQQRTLSLAITLSVAVALGTVNAYFWVSKYPGFDVWNGIKPIFFLGIIFTSICFYFFHAQEQKMRLQQALEQSKRNQIEQEKALVESELKQLQSQIEPHFLFNTLANVGVLVDANPEQAKVMLDKLTTLLRASMTGHRSSHVSIASEMKLLEAYLAIQETRLGDRLTATFDVSDEASHLMIPPYLLQPLVENAIKHGIEPSVKGGNIAIEAQNKGNQCVIKVVDNGLGLSANSDNAGHGIGIKNAKSRLNAMYQGRATLTITENAQGGVTATITLPLDAQ; this is translated from the coding sequence ATGATGACTATTCCAATGGCAGAGAATGGCTGGGCTCGCTCATTATTGCTCACAACCCTGTTCTGCGCATTAATCGCGGTGATCACCGCTTCCATTTGGTCTGCACCTTATTACGAAAACCTGATGATAAGCTTAGGCTATGGTTACAGCGCCGTGTTCATGTCTTGGGCGCTTGCTCGTTTTGTGCCGACACTGAATCAGCAGCGCACTCTATCACTCGCCATTACTCTATCAGTAGCTGTCGCGCTCGGTACGGTAAATGCTTATTTTTGGGTGAGTAAATATCCGGGATTCGATGTTTGGAACGGCATAAAACCGATCTTTTTCCTTGGCATTATATTTACCTCAATCTGCTTCTACTTTTTTCATGCTCAAGAGCAGAAAATGAGACTGCAACAAGCTCTAGAGCAAAGCAAACGCAACCAAATAGAACAAGAAAAAGCCTTAGTCGAATCAGAGCTTAAGCAATTGCAAAGTCAAATCGAGCCACACTTTCTGTTCAATACCTTAGCTAATGTTGGTGTGCTCGTTGATGCCAATCCCGAGCAGGCCAAAGTAATGCTCGATAAGCTGACCACACTTCTTCGCGCCAGCATGACAGGCCACCGCAGTAGTCATGTCAGCATCGCCTCGGAAATGAAACTATTGGAAGCCTACCTCGCTATCCAAGAAACGCGTTTAGGTGACAGACTAACGGCAACGTTTGATGTTTCAGATGAAGCCAGCCATCTGATGATCCCGCCATATCTACTGCAACCTCTAGTAGAGAATGCTATCAAGCATGGTATTGAGCCTAGTGTCAAAGGAGGCAATATTGCCATTGAGGCACAAAATAAAGGCAATCAATGCGTAATAAAGGTCGTTGATAACGGATTAGGCCTCTCAGCCAACAGCGACAATGCAGGCCACGGTATTGGGATCAAGAATGCTAAATCACGGCTCAATGCCATGTATCAAGGCCGCGCCACGCTGACCATCACGGAAAACGCACAGGGTGGTGTAACCGCCACTATTACTTTACCGCTCGACGCTCAATAA
- a CDS encoding BCCT family transporter, with amino-acid sequence MTFQLIVNLITVLVLARLTPPITTFGSGTLVINTLISKDEDNASISQHIGWVIAIFDITSLLLMSGGMTAIQYICII; translated from the coding sequence CTGACTTTTCAATTGATAGTTAACTTGATCACTGTTCTAGTTCTCGCAAGATTAACGCCGCCTATAACGACTTTTGGTTCGGGTACACTTGTTATCAATACACTGATATCAAAGGATGAAGATAATGCTTCGATTTCACAACACATTGGCTGGGTAATTGCAATTTTTGATATCACTAGCTTGTTATTAATGAGTGGAGGCATGACCGCTATTCAATATATCTGCATCATATAG
- a CDS encoding outer membrane lipoprotein-sorting protein, giving the protein MFNWIRKQPLLIASLVTICASWQAQAITISKDTSAAEILSIADDYRLEDAASKVVTQVALYQDGELDKTRQYEVYLRPERESLVLFKSKVEQGQKMLMLGDNYWLVMPKSRRPIRITPMQKLLGDASVGDVSTLTWSQDYTGEIISEQSDIIGADSEPTLQLSLKAKTAGASYQSIDLWVEKQSGFPVRADLYLTSGKLAKKALFESGEREGQRRVVTMVLLDQIQTDKKTVIDYQQVTPHQLADKYYNPAYLSKNKRVEL; this is encoded by the coding sequence ATGTTTAATTGGATTCGAAAACAGCCGCTATTAATAGCATCACTAGTCACAATCTGCGCCAGCTGGCAAGCGCAAGCAATCACTATATCTAAAGATACCAGCGCTGCTGAGATACTTTCGATCGCCGATGACTACCGCCTAGAGGACGCCGCTTCTAAAGTTGTCACCCAAGTAGCGTTGTATCAAGATGGCGAGCTGGATAAGACTCGCCAGTATGAAGTGTATCTGAGGCCAGAACGCGAATCTTTGGTGCTGTTTAAGTCCAAAGTCGAGCAAGGTCAAAAGATGTTGATGCTTGGTGATAATTACTGGTTAGTCATGCCGAAAAGTCGCAGGCCAATCCGCATCACACCGATGCAAAAGCTGTTGGGTGATGCGTCGGTGGGCGATGTCTCCACCCTTACTTGGAGTCAAGATTACACGGGTGAAATCATCTCAGAGCAAAGTGACATTATCGGTGCTGATTCAGAGCCTACGCTGCAGCTATCTCTAAAGGCAAAAACAGCGGGTGCAAGTTATCAGTCCATTGACCTTTGGGTCGAAAAGCAAAGCGGTTTTCCAGTGCGTGCCGACCTCTACCTCACTTCTGGCAAACTGGCCAAAAAGGCGCTGTTTGAATCTGGAGAGCGGGAAGGCCAAAGACGCGTAGTCACTATGGTCTTACTCGACCAAATCCAAACCGACAAAAAGACGGTCATCGACTATCAACAGGTTACGCCGCACCAGCTCGCCGATAAGTACTACAACCCGGCGTACCTATCTAAAAACAAGCGAGTTGAGCTATGA
- a CDS encoding LytR/AlgR family response regulator transcription factor, whose translation MIKALIADDEPLLRFHLDKLLAEAWPELEVVAKCENGEQALSAIEKEYIDVAFLDIQMPGKTGLDVAREVAKRSSNSDKPAPLIIFITAFDHYAVSAFEANAIDYLLKPIDETRLIDACEKAKSRLSSHSAAPELSSLMANLEKLSLNATPQFSKWLKASKQDEIHLVSVDDIAYLKAEDKYVTLITDDKREYVLRSSIKELSNQLDPDCFWQIHRSTMINLHKLEKVKKDLTGKMNAYVAGSKLPVSRALQHLFK comes from the coding sequence ATGATAAAAGCACTGATTGCTGACGACGAACCGCTGCTCCGATTCCACCTAGACAAACTGCTCGCAGAGGCTTGGCCTGAGCTCGAAGTCGTTGCGAAATGTGAAAACGGCGAACAAGCGCTTTCCGCCATCGAAAAGGAATACATCGATGTCGCGTTTTTGGATATTCAAATGCCGGGAAAAACCGGACTGGATGTGGCGCGCGAGGTCGCTAAACGTTCTTCAAACAGCGATAAACCAGCGCCGCTGATCATCTTTATCACCGCGTTTGATCACTATGCTGTCAGTGCTTTTGAAGCCAATGCTATTGACTACTTACTCAAGCCCATTGATGAAACAAGGCTTATTGATGCATGTGAAAAAGCTAAGTCGCGCTTGTCTTCACATAGCGCAGCCCCAGAGCTTAGCTCGCTCATGGCCAATTTGGAAAAGCTGTCCCTGAATGCAACACCACAGTTCTCAAAGTGGCTTAAAGCCAGTAAGCAGGATGAGATTCATCTGGTGTCGGTCGACGATATCGCCTACTTAAAAGCCGAAGATAAGTACGTGACCTTAATCACCGATGACAAGCGGGAATATGTGCTGCGTAGCAGCATCAAAGAGCTATCAAACCAGCTTGACCCAGACTGTTTTTGGCAAATTCACCGCTCAACGATGATCAATCTTCATAAGCTCGAGAAGGTGAAAAAAGACCTCACCGGAAAAATGAACGCTTATGTGGCTGGAAGCAAACTTCCTGTCAGCCGTGCTTTGCAACACCTTTTCAAGTAG
- a CDS encoding ABC transporter permease, translated as MISSQLQGFKAASLYLVRNKRRTLLSLIIVAIAIFALTAAAGFGLFTYQSLERSTANDVGHITLSQPGYFEREEEMPLQNGIAQYQTLNGLLSQTLETKGIQPRIYFSGLISNGRKSSIFVGNGVEPSEFVLREDFIGLQTGSALTESSEDGIMIANELANNLSVRVGDWVTLLATTTDGVLNAMDFQVVGTYSTGVPELDKRQIHVRLSSAQSLLASDKVSAVSIYLDDTKLTDSASMAVTKALNSDPAFSNLQLTPWYERAFFYNKVRGLYNGIFGVLGIVLGLVVFVALFNTMSMTVSERTREIGALSAMGSYPREIIAMFVRESILIGIIGSVAGALFAWFTTLFLQVANIQMPPPPGRSEGYPLELVFSLNVATSAGIAVIIICVFAAFISARKGTKRPITEALAYV; from the coding sequence ATGATTTCATCACAACTACAGGGCTTTAAAGCCGCGAGCCTATATCTGGTTAGAAACAAGCGCCGCACACTGTTGTCATTGATCATCGTTGCAATTGCCATCTTTGCGCTCACTGCCGCTGCCGGTTTTGGGTTGTTTACCTATCAATCACTCGAGCGCTCCACAGCGAATGATGTTGGCCACATCACCTTAAGCCAGCCTGGCTACTTTGAGCGTGAAGAAGAGATGCCACTGCAAAATGGTATCGCTCAGTATCAAACGCTTAACGGACTACTTAGCCAAACGCTCGAAACTAAGGGCATTCAACCTAGGATCTATTTCTCTGGTTTGATTTCCAATGGTCGAAAATCCTCTATTTTTGTCGGCAATGGTGTTGAGCCCAGTGAGTTTGTTCTGCGTGAAGATTTCATCGGTTTGCAAACCGGCAGCGCACTTACCGAGTCCAGCGAAGACGGCATTATGATTGCCAATGAACTGGCCAATAACCTGTCCGTTCGCGTTGGGGACTGGGTAACGTTGCTTGCCACGACAACCGATGGTGTGCTCAATGCGATGGATTTCCAAGTTGTGGGCACCTACAGCACTGGCGTTCCTGAACTTGATAAACGCCAGATTCATGTTCGCCTATCGAGTGCACAGTCACTACTCGCCAGTGACAAAGTCAGCGCCGTATCTATCTACCTAGACGACACCAAACTGACAGACTCCGCCTCAATGGCAGTGACAAAAGCACTCAACAGCGATCCTGCATTTTCAAACTTGCAACTCACCCCATGGTACGAGCGCGCGTTTTTCTACAACAAGGTTCGCGGCCTTTACAACGGCATCTTTGGTGTCCTCGGTATCGTGCTTGGTCTAGTGGTATTTGTGGCGCTGTTTAACACTATGTCGATGACCGTTTCTGAACGTACCCGCGAAATTGGCGCTTTGTCGGCGATGGGCAGTTACCCACGAGAAATCATCGCGATGTTTGTCCGTGAGTCGATACTCATCGGAATAATTGGCAGCGTTGCGGGCGCCCTGTTTGCCTGGTTCACAACCCTGTTCCTTCAAGTTGCCAACATTCAAATGCCACCTCCACCTGGACGAAGCGAAGGCTATCCACTGGAGCTGGTGTTCTCACTGAACGTTGCTACCTCCGCAGGCATCGCTGTCATCATCATCTGCGTGTTTGCCGCCTTTATTTCCGCACGCAAAGGCACCAAACGACCTATTACGGAGGCACTTGCTTATGTTTAA
- a CDS encoding phosphoribosyltransferase family protein, which produces MSSQNALSSDIVIVSNSSDNPFAIDVAYAMGQHEDISDVISMKHFMNTEFCPRFISDEDDMDNIGNSLEGKTVVIVSTGNLVTSRQELAMHNFIIARAAKENGASRVVLVEPDLFFSAQDRGARPELGDTGGERSVSDIKKFDGQPFTAQLYAQLLKLSGVDDVVTVHNHSDSVQKMFGDVFGGRFYNLIPYQIYAHYLLNSNMLNYGPDGEGLVLCAPDKGARDFVKEMYNRIGLSKAKFIMLDKERTAERKVEITLHKESEDTFEGLEKSSIVLFDDMVRTGSTVVKSCQFLQQLKPENMVFTVSHFYASTEGRERMSHPALGEILTLNTMPTILNRDEQGRLRKKMVVLKIEKYLAQELSKILDIPQRLEEENPYKIDMSSKNPRFQRKIWFSDQLSELKG; this is translated from the coding sequence ATGAGCAGCCAAAACGCACTATCTAGCGATATAGTGATTGTCAGTAACTCTTCCGATAACCCGTTTGCCATTGATGTCGCTTATGCGATGGGGCAGCATGAGGACATCTCTGATGTCATCAGTATGAAGCACTTCATGAATACCGAATTTTGCCCGCGCTTTATCTCCGATGAAGATGACATGGACAATATCGGCAATAGCTTAGAAGGTAAGACGGTCGTTATCGTCAGCACTGGGAATCTTGTGACCAGTCGTCAAGAGCTAGCGATGCACAACTTTATTATTGCGCGTGCTGCCAAAGAAAACGGTGCGAGTCGTGTGGTGCTGGTGGAGCCAGACCTGTTCTTTTCTGCGCAAGATCGTGGTGCGCGTCCGGAGCTTGGTGATACGGGCGGTGAACGTTCTGTGTCGGATATCAAGAAGTTTGATGGTCAGCCGTTTACCGCACAGCTTTATGCGCAGTTGTTGAAGCTGTCTGGCGTTGATGATGTAGTGACGGTACACAATCACTCAGACTCAGTGCAAAAGATGTTTGGCGATGTGTTTGGTGGCCGCTTCTATAATCTCATTCCTTATCAGATTTACGCGCATTACCTGCTCAATTCTAATATGTTGAACTACGGCCCAGATGGCGAAGGTTTGGTACTTTGTGCGCCAGACAAGGGGGCACGTGATTTCGTTAAAGAGATGTACAACCGAATTGGTTTGAGCAAAGCCAAATTCATCATGTTGGATAAAGAGCGCACCGCTGAACGTAAAGTTGAAATCACTCTACACAAAGAGAGTGAAGACACGTTCGAAGGTTTGGAAAAGTCGAGCATCGTACTCTTCGACGACATGGTTCGTACTGGGTCAACCGTGGTGAAATCGTGCCAGTTCCTGCAGCAGCTTAAACCTGAGAACATGGTGTTTACCGTCTCTCACTTCTACGCGAGCACCGAAGGTCGTGAGCGTATGTCGCACCCTGCATTGGGCGAGATTCTGACGCTGAATACCATGCCGACCATTCTTAACCGTGACGAACAAGGTCGCCTGCGTAAGAAGATGGTGGTACTGAAGATTGAGAAGTACTTGGCGCAGGAGCTAAGCAAAATCTTAGATATTCCGCAGCGTTTGGAAGAAGAAAATCCATATAAGATCGACATGTCTTCTAAAAACCCGCGTTTCCAGCGCAAGATTTGGTTCTCTGATCAGCTGTCTGAGCTGAAAGGCTAA
- a CDS encoding DUF808 domain-containing protein translates to MAGASLLTLIDDIAVLMDDVAVMSKVAVKKTAGVLGDDLAVNAEQVSGVSTERELPVVWAVAKGSLLNKVILVPAALLISLVAPWLITPLLTLGGAFLCYEGFEKVHHWWSHRGETSTATSNHPALAMSEEELADYEKQKVKGAVRTDFILSAEIVVIALGTMMAQSLTMQAIGLSVVAVLVTAGVYGLVAIIVKLDDAGLWLINNNPNKSSIKQKLGMGLLQFAPWLMKALGIVGTIAMFLVGGGIIAHALPWLEHLSAAQADTFNHIPSLDLFWESIGASMIHLASGAVLGAVCFALHQGFVAFKNK, encoded by the coding sequence ATGGCTGGCGCAAGTTTACTGACTCTGATTGACGATATTGCCGTACTGATGGACGATGTGGCGGTCATGTCCAAAGTTGCGGTTAAGAAGACCGCTGGTGTGCTCGGTGACGATCTAGCGGTGAACGCAGAGCAAGTCAGCGGCGTCTCTACCGAGCGAGAGCTGCCGGTAGTGTGGGCAGTAGCAAAGGGCTCCCTGCTTAATAAAGTCATTTTAGTCCCCGCTGCACTTTTGATTAGCTTGGTTGCCCCTTGGCTAATAACACCCCTTCTTACTCTTGGTGGCGCCTTTCTCTGCTATGAAGGCTTTGAAAAGGTGCACCATTGGTGGAGCCATCGCGGCGAAACGTCAACAGCAACCAGTAATCATCCAGCTCTAGCCATGAGCGAAGAAGAACTCGCCGATTACGAAAAACAAAAGGTGAAAGGCGCCGTTCGCACCGACTTTATTCTCTCTGCTGAAATTGTGGTCATTGCGCTGGGTACTATGATGGCGCAGTCCCTTACCATGCAAGCGATAGGCTTAAGTGTGGTAGCGGTATTAGTCACCGCAGGTGTTTACGGTTTGGTAGCGATCATCGTCAAACTTGATGATGCAGGGCTATGGCTTATCAATAACAACCCCAACAAGAGTTCGATAAAACAAAAGCTTGGCATGGGTCTGCTACAGTTTGCTCCGTGGTTAATGAAAGCGCTGGGTATTGTTGGCACTATCGCCATGTTCCTAGTTGGCGGTGGTATTATCGCCCACGCCCTGCCCTGGCTGGAACACTTAAGCGCCGCTCAAGCGGACACATTTAATCATATTCCTAGCCTAGATCTATTCTGGGAGAGCATCGGCGCGAGTATGATTCATCTCGCAAGCGGTGCCGTTCTCGGCGCAGTGTGCTTTGCCCTTCACCAAGGTTTTGTGGCATTCAAAAACAAATAA
- a CDS encoding glutathione S-transferase family protein, giving the protein MKLYIANQNYSSWSLRAWLIFAQNNINVEVEKLTLFTPEFYQTLAEVTPTAKVPTLVDSDITTWDSLAIMEYVNERYLDGRCWPGSIIERAKARAVVSEMHSGFMALRNELPMNCRARRKVELSQAARADIKRIDDLWSEQMSQYREQWLFGDWSIADAMYAPVALRFRTYGIELSEPAKHYQEKVLSSGAILRWLAEASSETDIVIEDEAGEEVCA; this is encoded by the coding sequence ATGAAACTGTATATTGCAAACCAAAACTACTCGAGTTGGTCACTACGAGCCTGGCTTATCTTTGCTCAAAACAATATAAACGTGGAAGTGGAAAAGCTCACTCTATTCACTCCCGAGTTTTATCAAACACTTGCCGAAGTAACACCAACAGCCAAAGTGCCTACCCTAGTCGACTCCGACATTACCACTTGGGATTCACTCGCCATCATGGAATATGTCAACGAGCGATATCTTGATGGTCGCTGCTGGCCAGGGTCTATCATAGAGCGCGCCAAAGCACGTGCCGTAGTCAGTGAAATGCACTCAGGTTTTATGGCGCTTCGTAATGAGCTACCAATGAACTGCCGCGCTCGTCGCAAGGTTGAATTAAGCCAAGCGGCCCGTGCGGATATCAAACGAATCGATGATTTATGGTCAGAGCAAATGAGCCAGTATCGAGAACAATGGCTATTTGGCGACTGGTCCATTGCTGACGCTATGTATGCTCCCGTCGCACTCAGATTTAGAACCTATGGTATTGAGCTATCTGAACCTGCAAAGCACTATCAAGAAAAAGTCCTCTCCAGTGGCGCCATTTTGCGATGGCTTGCAGAGGCAAGCTCTGAGACGGACATCGTGATAGAAGATGAAGCTGGCGAAGAAGTCTGCGCCTAG